One Lactobacillus crispatus DNA segment encodes these proteins:
- the polA gene encoding DNA polymerase I has translation MADKKLLLIDGNSVAFRAFYALYRQLESFKSPDGLHTNAIYAFKNMLDVLLKYVDPTHVLVAFDAGKVTFRTKMYGEYKGGRAKTPEELLEQMPYIQEMLHDIGIKTYELKDYEADDIIGTFATKGEENGFTTTIVTGDRDLTQLASDKTTVEVTKSGVSQLEAYTPEHMKEVNGVTPTEFIDMKALMGDNSDNYPGVTKVGPKTASRLIQKYGSIENLYAHVDEMKKSKLKENLINDKDKAFLAKKLATIDRHSPVTIDIDDVKREPVDYEKLRQFYEKLNFRKFLAELNASGKGQDGTEVEKVEYTVLDDKNVDQVKATENDQVEFYLAMLGANYHLADFVGFSLKVNDKIYVSRDVDLLNESNIKHLLEDEKIKKNVFDLKRTTVGLHRLGIHAHGLDYDMLLASYLVNNENNSNDLGEIAHLYGDYSVKTDIEVYGKGKSEHVPDDDDELFNHLASKVNAIEQLKQPLLEKLKEHEQDDLFDTIEIPTARVLAKMEINGMKVEASTLIQLQNEFAVKLQDLEKKIYQQAGEEFNLNSPKQLGHILFEKLGLPVLKKTKTGYSTSVEVLDQLKTQSPIVKEILDYRQIAKIQSTYVKGLLDVIQPDGRVHTRYLQTLTATGRLSSVDPNLQNIPTRTEEGKQIRKAFVPRDPDGYIFSCDYSQVELRVLAHVSGDAHMQEAFKTGYDIHSHTAMKIFHLDSPDEVTPLQRRHAKAVNFGIVYGISDYGLSKNLGISRKQAKEFIDNYFEQYPQIKDYMDKAVQEARDKGYAETIMHRRRYLPDIHAKKYTVRAFAERTAINSPIQGSAADIIKIAMINMQKKLDELHLKTKMVVQVHDELIFDVPKDELETIKKIVPEVMQSAVKLDVPLIADSGWGHNWYDAK, from the coding sequence ATGGCAGATAAAAAATTACTTCTAATCGATGGTAACTCTGTAGCTTTCAGAGCCTTTTACGCTCTTTATCGTCAACTAGAATCTTTCAAGAGTCCAGACGGCCTGCACACTAATGCCATTTACGCTTTTAAGAACATGCTCGATGTCCTTTTAAAATACGTTGATCCAACCCACGTATTGGTAGCTTTTGATGCAGGAAAAGTCACTTTTAGAACAAAAATGTATGGTGAATACAAAGGCGGACGTGCGAAAACCCCAGAGGAGTTACTTGAACAAATGCCTTATATTCAAGAAATGTTGCATGACATAGGTATTAAAACCTATGAATTAAAGGACTATGAGGCTGATGATATTATTGGTACTTTTGCCACTAAGGGTGAAGAAAATGGATTTACGACTACAATTGTGACAGGGGACCGTGATTTGACTCAGCTAGCTTCAGACAAGACAACAGTTGAAGTGACTAAGTCGGGTGTATCTCAGCTTGAAGCCTATACTCCTGAACACATGAAGGAAGTTAATGGTGTAACGCCAACTGAATTCATCGATATGAAAGCTTTGATGGGCGATAATTCTGATAACTATCCTGGCGTCACTAAGGTAGGTCCAAAAACCGCTTCTCGTCTTATTCAAAAGTATGGATCAATTGAGAATCTTTATGCTCATGTGGATGAGATGAAGAAATCCAAATTAAAGGAAAACTTGATTAATGATAAAGACAAGGCCTTTTTAGCTAAAAAATTGGCTACGATTGATCGCCATTCACCAGTTACAATTGATATTGATGACGTTAAACGTGAACCAGTAGACTATGAAAAATTGCGTCAATTTTATGAAAAATTGAATTTCCGCAAGTTTTTAGCTGAACTCAATGCCTCAGGAAAAGGACAAGATGGTACTGAAGTAGAAAAAGTTGAATACACTGTTTTAGATGATAAGAATGTAGACCAAGTTAAAGCAACTGAAAACGACCAAGTAGAATTTTACTTAGCAATGCTGGGAGCTAATTACCATCTAGCTGATTTTGTTGGTTTCAGTTTAAAGGTTAACGATAAAATTTATGTTTCAAGAGATGTCGATTTACTTAATGAAAGCAATATCAAGCACCTTTTGGAAGATGAAAAAATTAAAAAGAATGTTTTTGATTTAAAGAGAACTACAGTTGGCTTGCATCGCTTAGGGATTCACGCTCACGGTTTAGATTATGATATGTTGCTTGCTTCGTACTTAGTTAATAATGAAAATAATTCAAATGATTTAGGTGAAATTGCCCATTTATATGGTGATTATTCCGTTAAAACTGATATCGAAGTTTATGGCAAAGGTAAGAGTGAACATGTGCCAGACGACGATGATGAGCTCTTTAATCATTTGGCTTCTAAAGTTAATGCAATTGAACAGCTAAAGCAGCCATTACTGGAAAAGCTAAAAGAACATGAACAAGATGACTTGTTTGATACGATTGAAATTCCAACTGCTCGAGTTCTTGCCAAGATGGAAATCAATGGTATGAAGGTTGAAGCAAGTACTTTAATTCAATTGCAAAATGAATTTGCTGTGAAGCTGCAGGATTTAGAGAAAAAGATCTATCAACAAGCCGGGGAAGAATTTAATTTAAATTCGCCTAAGCAATTAGGACATATCTTATTTGAAAAGTTAGGCTTGCCAGTTTTGAAGAAAACTAAGACTGGATACTCAACCTCTGTTGAAGTGCTTGATCAATTAAAGACGCAAAGTCCAATTGTTAAAGAAATTCTTGACTACCGTCAAATCGCTAAGATCCAATCAACTTATGTTAAGGGACTGCTTGACGTAATCCAACCTGATGGTCGTGTTCATACGCGCTACTTGCAAACTTTAACTGCAACGGGACGCTTATCTAGTGTTGATCCTAACTTGCAAAATATTCCAACTCGTACTGAAGAAGGCAAGCAGATTAGAAAGGCATTTGTACCACGTGATCCTGATGGTTATATCTTCTCTTGCGATTATTCTCAAGTTGAACTTCGTGTGTTGGCACATGTTTCTGGTGATGCTCATATGCAAGAAGCATTTAAGACGGGCTACGATATTCACTCCCATACTGCGATGAAGATCTTCCATTTAGATTCTCCAGATGAAGTAACTCCACTTCAGCGTCGTCATGCTAAGGCAGTTAACTTCGGTATTGTTTATGGTATTTCTGATTATGGCTTGTCTAAGAACCTAGGTATTTCAAGAAAACAAGCTAAAGAATTTATTGATAATTATTTTGAACAATACCCACAGATTAAGGATTATATGGATAAGGCGGTACAAGAAGCCCGTGATAAAGGCTATGCAGAAACGATCATGCACCGCCGCAGATATTTACCAGATATTCATGCTAAGAAATACACCGTTCGTGCCTTTGCAGAAAGAACTGCGATTAACTCGCCTATTCAAGGATCAGCGGCCGATATTATCAAGATTGCTATGATCAATATGCAAAAGAAGCTAGATGAACTACATTTGAAGACCAAGATGGTCGTTCAAGTACATGACGAATTGATTTTTGATGTGCCAAAAGATGAATTAGAAACGATTAAGAAGATAGTTCCAGAAGTTATGCAATCGGCAGTGAAGCTTGATGTGCCATTGATTGCAGATTCTGGTTGGGGTCATAATTGGTATGATGCAAAGTAG
- the mutM gene encoding bifunctional DNA-formamidopyrimidine glycosylase/DNA-(apurinic or apyrimidinic site) lyase, protein MPEMPEVETVRRTLTPLIVGKTIKKVVLWYPKIVATDHEKFIKELPGKKVLKIDRYAKYLLIRLSDNLTIVSHLRMEGKYHLTTSDAPKDKHDHVEFIFTDQTALRYNDVRKFGRMQLILTGTERQVTGIGKLGPEPNSIEFSSDYFIKALSRKKKNIKNVLLDQTTVAGLGNIYVDETLWQSGIHPLSAANKIPAEKAKELWQNINQTIKIATKKRGTTVHTYLDANGNVGGYQEMLKVYGHAGEPCAKCGTELEKIKVSGRGTTFCPHCQVVY, encoded by the coding sequence ATGCCAGAAATGCCTGAAGTCGAGACGGTGCGACGGACTTTAACTCCGCTAATCGTTGGAAAAACGATTAAAAAAGTAGTACTTTGGTATCCCAAAATTGTGGCAACAGACCATGAGAAATTTATCAAAGAATTACCAGGTAAAAAGGTCTTAAAGATTGATCGCTATGCTAAATATTTACTGATACGCCTAAGTGATAATTTAACTATTGTGTCACATTTACGCATGGAGGGAAAATATCATTTAACCACTTCCGATGCGCCTAAGGATAAGCATGACCACGTAGAGTTTATTTTTACTGATCAAACTGCCTTGCGTTATAATGACGTGCGTAAGTTTGGCCGCATGCAGCTGATTTTAACAGGTACTGAGCGCCAAGTGACGGGGATTGGCAAACTGGGCCCTGAGCCTAATAGCATAGAATTTTCGTCAGATTATTTTATCAAGGCCTTGAGCCGTAAGAAGAAAAATATTAAAAATGTCTTGCTTGATCAAACAACCGTTGCAGGTTTAGGTAATATCTATGTTGATGAGACACTGTGGCAGAGTGGAATTCATCCTTTGAGTGCCGCAAATAAAATTCCGGCAGAAAAAGCAAAAGAGCTGTGGCAGAATATTAACCAAACTATTAAAATTGCAACAAAAAAGCGTGGGACGACTGTTCATACTTATTTAGATGCCAACGGAAATGTTGGTGGCTATCAAGAAATGCTCAAGGTTTATGGTCATGCAGGTGAACCTTGTGCAAAGTGTGGCACGGAACTAGAAAAGATTAAAGTATCAGGCAGAGGGACAACCTTCTGTCCACATTGTCAGGTGGTTTATTAA